In Archocentrus centrarchus isolate MPI-CPG fArcCen1 chromosome 1, fArcCen1, whole genome shotgun sequence, the following proteins share a genomic window:
- the chic2 gene encoding cysteine-rich hydrophobic domain-containing protein 2 — translation MMEDFDEIYEEEEEEEEDEDRAAEEQLLKYAPDPVVVRGSGHVTVFGLSNKFESEFPSALTGKVAPEEFKASINRVNSCLRKTLPVNVRWLLCGCLCCCCTLGFSLWPVICLSKRTRRSIEKLLEWENSRLYHKLCLHWRLSKRKCETNNMMEYVILIEFLPKIPIFRPD, via the exons ATGATGGAGGACTTTGATGAGATctatgaagaagaggaggaggaagaggaggacgagGACAGGGCCGCGGAGGAACAGCTCCTTAAGTACGCTCCGGACCCCGTGGTCGTGCGGGGGTCCGGCCACGTAACTGT GTTTGGGCTCAGTAACAAATTCGAGTCAGAATTTCCCTCAGCACTTACAGGAAAG GTGGCGCCAGAGGAATTCAAAGCCAGTATCAATCGTGTGAACAGCTGCCTGAGAAAGACGCTCCCCGTGAATGTTCGGTGGCTCCTGTGTggctgtctctgctgctgttgcacACTGGGTTTCAGTTTGTGGCCCGTCATCTGCCTCAGCAAGAGA ACAAGAAGATCTATAGAGAAGCTTTTGGAGTGGGAGAACAGCAGACTTTACCACAAG CTGTGTTTGCATTGGAGACTAAGCAAAAGGAAGTGTGAAACCAACAACATGATGGAATAT GTAATTCTAATAGAATTCCTACCTAAGATCCCCATCTTCAGACCGGACTAA